Sequence from the Rhinoraja longicauda isolate Sanriku21f chromosome 17, sRhiLon1.1, whole genome shotgun sequence genome:
GTGACATCAACTGGAACTGCCCGTGCCTGGGGGGGATGGCGAGTGGCCCGTGCGGGGAGCAGTTCAAGTCTGCCTTCTCCTGCTTCCACCACAGCACGGAGGAGGTGAAGGGCTCGAACTGCCTGGACCAGTTCCGCACCATGCAGGAGTGCATGCAGCGATACCCCGACCTCTACCCTCAGGATGAAGAGGGCGAGGGGCAGGACCGGGCGGATCAGGAGCAGCTGAGAGACCTCTCACCGCAA
This genomic interval carries:
- the LOC144601632 gene encoding mitochondrial intermembrane space import and assembly protein 40-A-like, producing the protein MSHCRQQGKDKIIFVTKEDHEAPSSAELIADDPNDPYEDQGLILPNGDINWNCPCLGGMASGPCGEQFKSAFSCFHHSTEEVKGSNCLDQFRTMQECMQRYPDLYPQDEEGEGQDRADQEQLRDLSPQDAPLAQTQGSSS